The Daucus carota subsp. sativus chromosome 9, DH1 v3.0, whole genome shotgun sequence genome window below encodes:
- the LOC108203720 gene encoding uncharacterized protein LOC108203720, with amino-acid sequence MGLFQYKVGSNSNFLFWHDPWINGTPLLFHCHPSLVSIAESSLRARISVYIDNSSWFLPPSNHLDMVELRRKILPIQIHSSDSIVWRPNPSLAVSISLIWNHIRTRPIAPPWVDIVWHNLAIPKCAFTLWLVLKGRLLTKDRMKQFQMTTDLCCLLCNNAIESHDHLFCSCTYASEVLSSNSFQYANDITCYRNGRVLLNRPKAIRKQVGHLYLAISVFLIWKERNDRLHNSNHRIPASMTKFYAKRMLREKLHSSSKFQVAALKDLNLILDLF; translated from the coding sequence ATGGGCTTATTTCAATACAAGGTTGGTAGCAATTCTAATTTCCTTTTCTGGCATGACCCCTGGATCAATGGTACTCCGCTGCTATTCCATTGTCATCCCAGTTTGGTTTCTATTGCTGAATCCTCCCTACGTGCAAGAATTTCAGTTTATATTGATAACTCCTCCTGGTTTCTGCCCCCCTCCAATCATTTGGACATGGTTGAGCTTCGACGTAAAATTCTGCCTATTCAAATTCACAGCAGTGATTCTATTGTATGGCGACCTAATCCAAGCTTGGCTGTTTCTATTTCCCTGATTTGGAATCATATTCGTACCAGACCTATTGCTCCACCTTGGGTTGATATTGTTTGGCATAATTTAGCGATCCCCAAGTGTGCTTTTACTCTCTGGCTTGTTTTAAAAGGAAGACTGCTTACTAAAGATCGCATGAAACAGTTTCAAATGACGACCGACTTATGCTGTTTATTATGTAATAATGCCATAGAGTCACATGATCATTTGTTTTGTTCCTGCACTTATGCTTCTGAAGTTCTGTCTAGTAATAGTTTCCAGTATGCAAACGACATCACGTGCTACCGCAATGGTCGTGTCTTGCTTAACAGACCCAAAGCAATTAGGAAACAAGTTGGCCACTTGTACCTTGCtatttctgtttttttaatttggaaGGAAAGGAATGATCGCCTCCACAATTCAAATCATAGAATTCCTGCCAGTATGACAAAGTTCTATGCTAAACGTATGCTCAGAGAAAAACTCCACTCCTCATCAAAGTTCCAAGTTGCGGCTCTCAAGgacttaaatttaattttagatcTCTTCTAG